TGTTGTGATCTTCCAATCACATCATGTTCTTCCTGAaatgctgtgtttatttttgtgagCATGTTTTTAATGGAAAGTTTTTCCTGATGAAAacagatttaagatttaattgCCATTTGAGTgattaaatgtgatgaaaatgtgatgaaaacaaTTCAAATATGTGGATTTTCTGTGATATTGAGATATCATGATTGAATACAATCCATTAAACACAGAATTGTattgaaaatcaaaatgatcttgtattttttttcccttgaatcctcccaaaaaacacacagtgctACATTCAAGTGTTGCCAGTgttgaataaatgcaaatttttTACTCAAAGTGACCACCTGATCATCTTGACGCTCACTTTCAGGACTTATAAGGAGAGGGAAGGCTGTTAACAGTAGATTCTGGGAAAAGGTGAAcagcaggggtgtgtgtgtttgggtttgcACGTCCCCCACCAGTGTGTGCGGCgagtttttgtgtgttagtgttcGACCATCTTTAAAAAGCTCTGTGTCTGGCTGAATAGAAGGAAGTGGCTCTGACTTCCCCAGGAAATGGGAAGAGGAAACCCGGGGGCTTCGACCTCCCCGGCTGCAGCGGAGCCACAAGACGACTCACAGGAGAGAAAGAACGAGGGAAGGGTGGAGggtagacagaaagagagatacTGCCTCTCATTGTGCTCCTTCTGACTGGAAGGAGAACAAGCTGAGGGACAAGACAGAAGTGAGGACACAAAgacgtgaggacagacagatatTCGGTCCCTGCTTTTAGTCTCGGACTTTGTGTGGAGATGAAGCTTCTCAGAGCTCTgagtgctctgctctgctgctcgcTGTCCTCCTCACAAACGCTGGATCCTGCCGGGAAGAACGTCTGCCGCGATATCAGGTACGCTTCACCTTTACCTTCACTCACACCTCCTATCTTACTGCTGTTCTACTGTCAAGTGATGACAGCAAGAGCCAGTTGATTTCAGGAGATTTTAACATCAGTGGAAGAAAAATCAAGATACCAGTGATGCTATTCCTGTGACAAATTGTAGGATTTTTTCAAGGAGCTCCACTTATACAGCCTGTATTTTAtatcttcttttccttttaattaTTTCCTAAGGCTGTTGTCAGAGTCTGTAGTTGAGTTTTCTTGTTAAGTTTCAGATTTGTCAGGCTGacttgattattttttttctgtaaattcagGAACCCCTCAACTTTAGTCTGTTGTGCTGGATGGCGTCAAGACGGAATAGAAGAGTGCACAATACGTGAGTTTAAATGTTCTAATGGAGAGCAATCTGCAGGACTTATGCTTTTATTGCCTCcatatttgctttgctttcctGGTTTCTCATTCACtagcatgctgtgtgtgtgtgtgtgtgtgtgtgtgtgcgcatgtgcgtgtgtgtgtgtagctgtgtgtgagggggagCAGGCCTGCCTGAAGGATGAGATCTGTGTGTATCCTGGAGTGTGTCGCTGCCCACCAGGCTACTTCGGCGCTCAATGTAAAACACGTGAGTGAcaatgaacaacaacaacaacaacaacaggaatCCCAGTTGTAAAAGTATTCAAACCTTTAACTTAAGTTCAGTCACCAATACAACAGTATAATAATACCCCATTAAGTCTTCCATTTAAAAACCTACTTAAATAAAGGCACAGAAGTGTTATCAGCTTAATGTATTTGTAGTATCCAAGTATCCACAGTAAGTactgtgctgttgctgttgttgcacGTCAGGGTGGAGATTTTAAATTTTGAGTTGCTTCCCAGCCGAGGGTTCGTGCTCCATCCAAAAGGTCACAAGACAAATCTGAGAGGTCATCAGATACATAATAAATGAGGccgaaataaagaaaaagttctTTTTAGGAACTTGATCTCTCTGTTTTTGATACATTTGATAATTATACCTTtaaattgattatttaaatgaaatacatatatatatattcattaaaATTAATTAGATAATTCATCTGAAAAGCAACCAGTACTATACCTGCCAAATGTAGTGCAGTGAAACTACGCTTTTTCTCACTGAAATTTAGTGGAGTTTAAGTAGAAAGTATTGTGAAGTAACAAAAGTAATAGTAAATGTACATTCCACCACTTTATACAGTGTTTTGTACTGTATTAATGTTATATGTATTCCCTGTGTTTGCTTGGTTGTTACCAGGCTGTCCTCCTCAGTTCTGGGCCTCAGACTGTCGCCGGGTGTGTCAGTGCTACCCACATGGCCACTGTCACCCCGCCACGGGTGAGTGCACCTGCAACTCCAACCGCTGGGGTCCCCTGTGCCAGTACTCCTGCAGGTGCGGCCGGCACGGCCACTGCCACCCCGTCCACGGAAACTGCACCTGCGACGAGGGCTGGTGGACGTCAACCTGCTCTAAGCCGTGCCAGTGTGTCAGTGCGGGATCTGTGGGCCCCGGCTGCGACCAGCTGACGGGCTTGTGTCAGTGCCACAGGGGCCACAGGGGCCTGAAATGTGCCATGCCGTGCAACTGCTACCTGTCGCGCTGTAATCAGCTCACCGGTGTGTGTGAATGCGAAGCAGTTTGGTGGGGACTCAGCTGTGACCGGCGATGTAACTGTGacctcacacacagcagctgtgaccCGGTCAACGGGGAGTGCCTGTGCCACCCAGGGTACCAGGGTCCCTTCTGCAACCAGCCCTGTGAAGATGGGAAGTACGGCAGCGGATGTAAAATGAGGTAGGTTTAGGCTATGATACATGTCAGAATGTCAGAATATTTGTCTGTCACTGTTAGCTCTCTGTCACTGCctttctgtttccctctcctGCCTTTAGATGTGGTTTCTGTAAAGACAACCAGCTCTGCTCCCCCACCGATGGCGCCTGTGATGCCTGTGAGCTCGGCTGGAATGGTACACGATGCGACCGCGAGTGCCCGTCTGGTTATTATGGAGACGGCTGCCAGGAGAAGTGTCCACGTTGTAGAAATAATGAACCCTGTGACCCGAAAACTGGGAAATGTTCGAGCTGTGACCCTGGATGGACTGGATCCAGGTGTGCATACGAGTTTGAGGCCTTGCTTAAGTTATAGTGAAGGTTACCAGATCATTTGTCGGAGTTTATTACATTTCTAGAATGGTATTTCTCAATCCTGCCcactgctctgcatgttttagatgtttccctgatTGAAATGATCAGGAAGCCTGAATgatccattcatttgaatcaggtgtgttggagcagggcaGTGGGCTTCCAGGACCCGGACTGGGAAACATTATTTTAGACCAACAAATCACATCCAACTAACCAAGAATTTTACGAAGTACATCATGAAGTCAGGTTTTTCCACCTACCAGTGTTTttgaaatacttaaaataataacaacagcCTTCATCAGTCTAATAAATCTCCTATGACCTGTCAGCGTATGGATCCCATAGTGGGTACTTTATCATCTTGCTAAAAAGCAGTTGAAAACTGGGAActaaaaacatttcctggttgGTTCATACGGCTGTTTGTTCTGGCTTCCAACGTCCATCAAATAACTCGCAATTGTAGTCAGAAAATCAAACCCAGATGAGATACGACGATGTGGATTTGAGTTTCCCACAAGCTATTAAACctgctaaaatgaaataataaccCAGTCAGTAGCAGCTCACCACTGCACTGCCATTTACTGATAACATGTGATGGATAGAGTGTTGCTGCTAAGCAAATTTCCACTCTGCATATTGATTTTCATACTGTgtggaaataaatgcaaatagcTGCCTGAAAGGAGGAAAATCAGACTTAGAGTGTCCGGTACGCTTTGGTAAAAGTTGTCTGTAACATAGAGTTAATGCAGTTTATAGTTAATGTGCTGCTACATGTAAAACCAATGGTATAATCCTGTAGCTTTAAAATAAGTCTGCTCTTTGATCTTGCCTTTACTTGTGTCTTCACTCTCTAAAGCAGCAAACGTAACAGACTGTGTGCactttatgtgcatgtgtggtaGGAAAAGAATCAGTTTAAATAGTTACACACGCAGTGAGACTGATGTTTAGGAAGAtgcctttattattattatcttcaTCGTTCCCTCCCGCCAGATGTGAGGAGGCCTGCTCTAACAGGACGTTCGGAGACgcctgcagcttcctgtgtaGCCCTTGTTTCCACGGTGACTGCCATCACGTGACAGGAAGATGTGTCTGTCAGCCAGGCTTTCAGGGAGAGAGGTGAGCTGGCTGGCAGGGCCACGGATTAAAGCAATGCTTTAAATCACAGATGCTCAAATCGTTTAACCAGCCACAGAAGCAAGAGGAGCTAAGATAAAACTGTCACTCAGTATTTTGGTTTTTGTAGTCATGCctgttgttttattaaaatgacaGTCGTGTCAGCAGACTGATAAGGGCCTTTATTCTCAAGGTTGGCTGACCATGACCTTCACTATTTTAAACTGAAATACttcaaaatgcaaatacacagtGTTTAACCACATTATTAGCTAAACAGACTTAACTAAGCCAACCCTAAAACAAACGTCACTTTACTTGcattgctgttttgtttgtcaaaCTTACATCGCCATGGTGTAGTTGGTAGTCGCTGGTGCATTCAAGGAACCTCTGGCCTCTGCAAATTAACGATCAGCCTCTAAACAGCACTGGTGTCACGAACTGTGTTTTCTTCAGACCAAACCCATGGGACAAACGCCCAAAGTAAAGCAAACATGAGAagataaaatgtcttttcataCCAAGATGGTCATATAATTTTAGCAAATTCAAACTAAGTACGctttggaaaataaaagtaaatgcaCAATGAGGTTAAAACATGCTAAAAACCTCCCTTTAATTTTCTCCCCTATGTGGCTGCAATGTGTATTAGtcatcacagtgtgttttcactgtacGCTAAAATAGATCATGATTAAGTGTTCACACACAGgacactttgttttctgtggtggTGCAACTATGTAATTctacgtttttttttccagctgtaaCAGCAGCTGTCCCGCCCTGCAGTTCGGCCTCAACTGCTCCTCCGCCTGCGACTGTGGTGACGAGGTCCAGTGCCACCCAGTCACTGGTGTCTGTCCCAGCAGTAAGTGCATCTATCCTCACATCCCGACCTCcctccgtccatccatccatctatccaccAAAAATGTATCTGTAAATGCTGGTGGATGGATTAGTGTATGAGCCCAAATGGCATCACGTttcttgatgtgtgtgtgtgtgtgtgtgtgtgtgtgtgtgtgtgtgttgatgccaGGTATCAGAGGCTCTGTATTAGCTGGTGTGCTGGTTCctttgctcctgctgctccttgCTGTGCTCTGCTGTTGCTTGTGTTGTGGAGGAGGCCCCGTGGATGGCAAAGACAGGTCTGCGCCTCACATCACTTTATCACCATCATCACGACCTCTTGGTATTCTGTATAGAGATCCAAACACTCCCGGGCTGCCTTGAACTGGAGTGAACTTTTAAAATTTGTGAAATCAAACggcttttactttgattttGAGCCATGACCAGCTGTGAACTTTTCAGCCCTCTTTTGTCCTTTCCCCACACAGAACCTTATATATATAACACAACCCAGACTCTAGATTCAATTgtacaatcaaatcaaatttgacTATGTCACTGTGCAACAGTATGAGATTCTGACTATATAAGCCGTTGTACCCTTCCTTCTTCCAGGGCGACTGTGGCCGATGGAGGTTTGTCTGTTCGGATAAAATATCACGTCTACAGCGTCCTGGCTAACATTGGTGCTGCCCTCCCCTGTGTCTCTGATTGGTCCTCTGGCCTGCCTCGTGTCACCGGTCAGTCCTGCCCAACAGTATTCATGGGATAATCGTGCATAATACTGATGATATGTTGTAATGGGCCATTTTATTCATCTTGACTTATCTATTCTTATGAAGAGTTCAGCTGTTCTTCAGATTATACAGCTTCTTGGGAATGaacttataaaaaaaattataattaaattaaattgatgAATGATAAATTCTaagttgaatattttttcatctctgtgtctGAAGGGGTGAAATGTTTGAAGGAGGAACTGCTTCAGTTAATTATGTAACACAGTGCTAAAAACATATCTTAAAGCATGAACAGACTTTTCAGTAACTTTCAATCTGTTTTTCATGTCACACACAGTATCTCACCATGACCCAGAGCTGACGTTCAACCACAGCTTCATTGAGCCTCCCTCCTCTGGCTGGGTGACTGAAGGGTCGTCCTTTgacagtgatgaggaggagggagaggcgCTCTACTGTGTCCCTCCAAGAGAAGGTAGGAGCAGGGATACACCAAACCTCAGAGTGCCCACTTTTGGTGGTGAGCACAACCGGCACTGCAGACTTCCCTTTCCCTTCTTCTTATGTCGCTGgacttttctctctccttgtctttgGCAGACATCCCAGCGGTGGCGGGCGGTGAGTTCCAGGAGATGAGCTCGAAGTGCAACATGTTCTTAGACCCGTCCGGCTTCAGCAGTGAGGACATCACCTCGCCATTCAACATCCCTCGCACCTCCAGCATCGCCAAGTCCAAGCGGCCATCTGTCTCGTTTGCCGAGGGGACTCGCTTCAGCCCCAAGGAGAGGCGTGGCTCGGGTCAGGACACTGGCGCTCTCCCTGGACAACCACGCAACAAACCTAAGTCACCCTGGGGGGTTTTGATGCTGTCTGCCCTCCAGAGTCAGGGAGGAGCAGTCAGAGCTGGGGAGGAAGATGGAGCTGAaggtgaggagagggaagatGACGTGATTGCGACAGACAATCAGGAATCAGCCTATGACTTTGGGGACCAAGAAGCGGACAGAACCCCAACCCGGGCCACCCTGCAGGTCCCTGGGGCATCAGGACGAAGGCGGACTATGTCCAACACAGCTCATAAAGGGACCCAGCTGCCAACACCTGCCACTGATGCTCAGGTGGGGGTCTCAGATAGGGTCACCACAGTGTATGTGACGGTGGGCAAGGCAGGGAAGCCCGTGCTGAAGACGGAGTCGAGCTCTGAGGGCCCTGTTCAGGCCATGCTACGACGTCTCGGCAGCCTCCAGAGACAAAAGGAGCAGGAGCCCGGCAGGCCCAAGCCTAAGGCAGCTGAGGGGATTACCAAACCACCCAGGAGGAAGCTCGGAGCTCGGGTGAGTGTGTGGGAGCAGGGAGGGCCGTCTGGAGGGGAGGCCGGTGTATGTAAGCCAATCAGGAGAAAGCATACATCTCAAAACTCCCCTGACGTAGCTAATGCTGGTGACACTCCATCATCAGAGAGCTGCACTCCTAAAAGACCACTGTCGTCCATTTTGAAGAGCGTGCCGGAGGTGGCTTCGGTCGAGTCGGGGTCAGATCTGAGGCCTGAGGGAGACACAAAGCAGGCTGGCGACCCCAGTGCAGGAAAAACTGAGAGCGGCTACCTGACTGTGGGGCCAGCAGGAGATGCCATGAGCCTCACGGAGGTCATCACCAACGAAGGCGCAGTGGTCAGTATGAATGACGAACCCTGCTATGAAAATGTCCTGATCAAACACTCATAACCTCTGAGTAACTAATATGTCAGCAGGTCTGATCCAAACAAAACtgcatatttattattctgCAGTTACAATGTTAAaggcacaaaaagaaaaacgtaACTACTGTAAATCCGAGTCAACTACAGGTCTGTGATTCTTGAATCATGGTTATTTGTTACACAGGTTACAGCAGAAAATATCTCAACCTTTAGCCAAAATGTCACATGAATATAATTTGAAACAtgttaaatttatttatttaattttgctCCAGTGATGTAAAAGTAGGAAGACAAGAGCAAACAATAgaaaacatgtcacagtagTCGTAGTAAGAGTGTATGACTCGGCAAGTAAGAACAGACTGTAACAGTGCACCCTTTAGACGTCTGTCAAAAGCCCCTGAAATTCAACAAAGCTGCTTTGTCAGTGTATTTTGCCCTCAGTAGATGTCAGAAAACTCCCCATCTGTCACCGccctctgagctctgctgtgaCGGTCACACAATACTACCGCTGGCTAAAACCCACATTATTGCAATTTagggatttttcttttcattatgaGGGTGAGAGTGATCTGTGTGACAATACGTCAAGATTTTGTGACCCTTTGGTCCTCATGTCATGAATGTTTCAGATTTTCTTATTCACTCTTTTTTGTTGTGTATATGTTCacaattaataatgaaaataaacatttagaaATTTGTAGATACGTGATTTAGAAAACATCACTGAATTAAATGTCTGCGTGGATCTGTGTGAATGGATGCGATACAGTGGCAAAAATGAGGGCGGAGGAGGCGGAGAAATGCAGCAAAAGCatgtcctgcattcaaaataatGCAcctaaagtatcaaaagtatcAAAAGAGTTATATAGTATGGTATGTGTAACATTAGTGGAATATTACTACTGATGCATTTCCACATAATTGAGATGAAGCTACTTTCAACTACTTTTTACAGAGTTTGTTAGTTCAACCATCATGTTTTATAAGCTGATCACGTTTTATATGCAAAATCATGATCTGCAAACTAACCAGTAACTATAGCTTTCAGATTAATAGAGTGACgtaaaaagtaaaacactgaactgtAGAGGAGTACAAGAGTAAATCATTGTTGTGTTTAATAAAGCATGATGTCGACAACTGCAGAGAAAATCAACCGTCTGAACTTTGGCCTGAACGAGAAGCGTGTGGACTTTCATTGATCTCCAATATTTGCTGAAGTTGATGAGCAGCTAGTTATGTGTTACAACTGAACATGTTTgacacactttttgttttggttcacaGCCACTAGATTCAGCCAATGAACGATGTGTTGTATACAAAGTTAATCCAAATCATCATATCAAAATATCTAAAAGTATTTGAAACTACTTCTCTGCCCCGGTGGTGTCTGAACAGCCGAGCCAGTACTTGGCGATGGATCTGGGATATGGAGGCATGGCGGGGTCCACTCTCTTGGTCTTGAGGTCCACTCTGTAGTATTTATCtagaaaacacataaaacaagacAATCATTCATGTTGCCTCACTGGATAACTGCAGAGGAGTGTGAGGGACACTCATACACTATTAGTCAGTAAATATAACCATAGTTAAgctcaataataataataatcaggctTTTCTCTGGGGATCAGATAACACAACTGAATATGACGGTGAGTCTAAAGGGGAACTGCAGTGACTTTAGACTTCTGTTTCTTCATCACGTCGACTGATACACAGCATGTGAAACTAATTATAATAAGCCTGCTGTGGCCAGACGGATCTGGGGAAAGTTTGAAGAAATTACAGAGTTTCTGCCTCCCCCTCCCAGCTGTCCTCCTCATCTGTAACTCTGCTCACTTTCTTTTGTCTGAAACATGTTCCTGGCAGAACAGAGaggtgcttttgttttgaaagggCGGGAGAAGCCTGCAGGTACGGAGTGCGAACATACTGCTGGACGCAGCAACCTGAGACGACGATATACAGCTTTTCTTTTGCTCCTCTGACCAAATGAATTTCCTACTTTTGGATAATAAAGTTAAGTTGGGTTTGATTTGATTACAGCTCTCATGAGGCTTTGGTCATATGCCAGTGGCAGATACTAATGGGATGTGCTGTTCTTTATAATCTCTGTTTTTTATGTAGCTAGCTCTGTGCCTATCACACTCTGTTTAAAGAATGTGAGTGTGTTCGTTTCTCAGTCTTGTGTcacagtaaattaaatatcttcaTGCATTGGAGACAAGTGATTTGAATACACCCCTTATTGAGAATATTGTGATGAGGATTTTTCACTAAATTTAAGCATTTAATCAATGATGAGTATAATTGTAAGTAGCAGCTGTAATTGTAATAAATGTTGTACACAGGGCATCCATGCAAGGCCAGTGGTGATGATCAAATCTGACCATCCTGCactgtttgaatgaatgaatattatgTTAAATTGTTTTGTATGACCGTTATGAACAGCTAGTGAGTCTGTCCCTGCTGCTTTACCTCCTTTAAAGAAGTAGACGCTCTGGATGGGCATATTCCTCTGGGTGGCGTCCAAGTACGACCTGTCCCCTCTGGAGTCATAGTTGCCTCTGTTGTTCTGGCGGTCTCTCCGTCTGTCCTGGTCCCAGTCTTGAGCCCAGCGTCCGTCCCAGTCTCGTCCGAGCCTCTCCTCAATTTCCATCCTCCTCTCCGCCAACCTCAGACCCATTTCCATCCCCCTTTGTGCAAACTCCTGGCCCATGTTCATCCCCTGCCCAGCCATGGACCCCCAGAAGGGTGAGCGGCTTTGCCTCCTGCGACCCCACTGCTGGTCCCACTGCTGTCCATACTGCTGGCCTTGCTGTTGACCCCACTGCTGGTCAGGCAGGTAATCGTTGCGGCGTCGCGTGGACCTCGGGGAAGTGACATAGATTCTGCCGGCCATGACGGCATCCACCGGAGACTTGAGGCCCCTCCAGTCCTTGTCAATGAAGTGGTGTTTGTCATGATGCTGAGGCACtgaagaaaattagaaaaacattCAGGTGTACAGGTGACGACACGTGGCCCCAGGCACAAATAATCTGTAACACCACAACTCACGGTCAGAGAAGAGCTCGCTGAAGAAACGTTCATAGTTGTTGAAGTATACGTCGGTGTAGTGTCTGAACAGCGTGGAAGGAGACTTCTCAGACATGGTGATGCACTCCTCATGGGACGGCTGGTGCAAAAACTCATACGTGTAGTACTGATCCCCTGGAAGAGCCAGCAAATCTTTTAAGACATCTGACATTTAAGCAACATCATGTTCACGTGATCACAAAATATCCTACAGAAATATCAGGATGTGTTGTGTAATCTCGGGCCACACCTTTGAAAAAATAGACCTTCTCTTTCCCATTGTGACCAGGAGCAGGCAGAGCAAACGCTGCGTCCACATAATCAGGAATTTTGTCGAAGCCCACGCTGACATCTCGAGGATAGTCATCATCCAGCACACCATTATCGAACCTCCAGTACTTGTTTCCCTAACGATAGTTTGGATtggtttaaatattaaattgttGTCACAGCTGGTGTCTAACTAGTGAACTTACAACAAGATAATTTCCCGTGTCCCCACCTTGAATATGTAAGTCTTGCCTTGACAGTTGACGCGGGTGAAGGCAGCATCGATAGGTCCTCTGATGCCCCACACATCCTTTATGAGCTTTGGATAACCAGGAAGCACCGACTTCTGATCCAGTTCAAAAAAGTACTCCCCTAGAAaatacacatgcattcacaagCCTGATCtgatttttattacatttcctCTACAGAGAAAAGTAGACTTTAGGGGATTGTAGTGCTTACGTACCTCTGAAGACATATATGGAGCCATTCTTTAGCTGCATGAAGGAGTCAAAAGGCCTCCCACTGCAGACTTCGGCGTCTGGGTCGGGGACCTCAGTGGTGGCGGTTGTGACGGGAACCGTGGTCGTCTCAGCTGTTGCTTCAGTCTGAGGGG
The Pempheris klunzingeri isolate RE-2024b chromosome 4, fPemKlu1.hap1, whole genome shotgun sequence genome window above contains:
- the scarf1 gene encoding scavenger receptor class F member 1, with product MKLLRALSALLCCSLSSSQTLDPAGKNVCRDIRNPSTLVCCAGWRQDGIEECTIPVCEGEQACLKDEICVYPGVCRCPPGYFGAQCKTRCPPQFWASDCRRVCQCYPHGHCHPATGECTCNSNRWGPLCQYSCRCGRHGHCHPVHGNCTCDEGWWTSTCSKPCQCVSAGSVGPGCDQLTGLCQCHRGHRGLKCAMPCNCYLSRCNQLTGVCECEAVWWGLSCDRRCNCDLTHSSCDPVNGECLCHPGYQGPFCNQPCEDGKYGSGCKMRCGFCKDNQLCSPTDGACDACELGWNGTRCDRECPSGYYGDGCQEKCPRCRNNEPCDPKTGKCSSCDPGWTGSRCEEACSNRTFGDACSFLCSPCFHGDCHHVTGRCVCQPGFQGESCNSSCPALQFGLNCSSACDCGDEVQCHPVTGVCPSSIRGSVLAGVLVPLLLLLLAVLCCCLCCGGGPVDGKDRATVADGGLSVRIKYHVYSVLANIGAALPCVSDWSSGLPRVTVSHHDPELTFNHSFIEPPSSGWVTEGSSFDSDEEEGEALYCVPPREDIPAVAGGEFQEMSSKCNMFLDPSGFSSEDITSPFNIPRTSSIAKSKRPSVSFAEGTRFSPKERRGSGQDTGALPGQPRNKPKSPWGVLMLSALQSQGGAVRAGEEDGAEGEEREDDVIATDNQESAYDFGDQEADRTPTRATLQVPGASGRRRTMSNTAHKGTQLPTPATDAQVGVSDRVTTVYVTVGKAGKPVLKTESSSEGPVQAMLRRLGSLQRQKEQEPGRPKPKAAEGITKPPRRKLGARVSVWEQGGPSGGEAGVCKPIRRKHTSQNSPDVANAGDTPSSESCTPKRPLSSILKSVPEVASVESGSDLRPEGDTKQAGDPSAGKTESGYLTVGPAGDAMSLTEVITNEGAVVSMNDEPCYENVLIKHS
- the vtna gene encoding vitronectin a isoform X1 yields the protein MRPVVLLLALLALTLAEDARGDTFVLAEDDDEFEGTTPAPRRPTHGPSIPTISHQLKPTQEPVPDLGRSPQQHTTLEMTKHTRPMDTVVQKPPVVQIAPVSQTVVPPVESMLSTSEAPQTEATAETTTVPVTTATTEVPDPDAEVCSGRPFDSFMQLKNGSIYVFRGEYFFELDQKSVLPGYPKLIKDVWGIRGPIDAAFTRVNCQGKTYIFKGNKYWRFDNGVLDDDYPRDVSVGFDKIPDYVDAAFALPAPGHNGKEKVYFFKGDQYYTYEFLHQPSHEECITMSEKSPSTLFRHYTDVYFNNYERFFSELFSDLPQHHDKHHFIDKDWRGLKSPVDAVMAGRIYVTSPRSTRRRNDYLPDQQWGQQQGQQYGQQWDQQWGRRRQSRSPFWGSMAGQGMNMGQEFAQRGMEMGLRLAERRMEIEERLGRDWDGRWAQDWDQDRRRDRQNNRGNYDSRGDRSYLDATQRNMPIQSVYFFKGDKYYRVDLKTKRVDPAMPPYPRSIAKYWLGCSDTTGAEK
- the vtna gene encoding vitronectin a isoform X2, which codes for MRPVVLLLALLALTLAEDESCMGRCENGFDSQKECQCDSMCKYYKSCCSDFEAICGMMTRGDTFVLAEDDDEFEGTTPAPRRPTHGPSIPTISHQLKPTQEPVPDLGRSPQQHTTLEMTKHTRPMDTVVQKPPVVQIAPVSQTVVPPVESMLSTSEAPQTEATAETTTVPVTTATTEVPDPDAEVCSGRPFDSFMQLKNGSIYVFRGEYFFELDQKSVLPGYPKLIKDVWGIRGPIDAAFTRVNCQGKTYIFKGNKYWRFDNGVLDDDYPRDVSVGFDKIPDYVDAAFALPAPGHNGKEKVYFFKGDQYYTYEFLHQPSHEECITMSEKSPSTLFRHYTDVYFNNYERFFSELFSDLPQHHDKHHFIDKDWRGLKSPVDAVMAGRIYVTSPRSTRRRNDYLPDQQWGQQQGQQYGQQWDQQWGRRRQSRSPFWGSMAGQGMNMGQEFAQRGMEMGLRLAERRMEIEERLGRDWDGRWAQDWDQDRRRDRQNNRGNYDSRGDRSYLDATQRNMPIQSVYFFKGDKYYRVDLKTKRVDPAMPPYPRSIAKYWLGCSDTTGAEK